The DNA sequence AAAACGTTTTTCAAATACGTCTGTTGTAGGGTTATTAAGTCTTGTATAAATGTTCCCTAGTTCTTTTAAAGCAAACAGGTTTGCAGCGTGTTCAACATCACGAAATTCATATGCAGTTGTTTGATAGATAGGAACCGCCATAGTCCCTTGAGAGTCTTTTTCATATCCTGCATGGAGAGCTTTTGTTTGTATATCCATAAATATCCTTTAATTGTTTTCTGTATATTCGTTTTTTAATTTACTAAGAAATTCAAGAATTCTCTCTTGATAGTCTATAGTTTCTTCATCTTTTGTCAGTAAAACTAATGGTTTGAGTAGTTTCATATCTATTTTATTGGCATATCGAGGAACTATTTTTAACTCCTGCTGGATATGTAAAACTAGTTTGTCAATATCTAAACCATTGTCTGTTACAACTTTTTCAACAATCTCTTTAGTGTTAAGCATTAAGAGGTTCGCTCTGTTTTCATCATTGTTATATATATCCATTGCCATCTCTTTGACAAGAATATAGCTTTCTTCAGGCGGATTGTCATTAGCTGCAATCATAAGTGCAAAGACTTTTGCCCGGAATTCTAAAGAACCGTGATGATGTACAAATAACTCTCTAAAAGCATTAAAAAAGCGATATTTTAATTTAAAAGCAAAATTCATCTATATTCCTTAGGTGATATTATACATTGAAATGATATAATTCCAAAAAAAATTGGATTTAAAAGAAAGGAAAAACATGGGTAGAGCCTTTGAATATAGAAAAGCATCAAAACTAAAGCGCTGGGGAGCAATGTCAAAATTATTCCCGAAACTTGGAAAAGTTATCACGATGGCAGCGAAAGAGGGTGGCCCTGATCCCGATCTAAATCCAAAACTGCGTACGGCTATTTTAAATGCAAAAGCTGAAAATATGCCAAAAGACAATATTGACGCGGCAATCAAACGTGCAACTGCAAAAGATCTTGCAGATATGAAAGAGGTAAACTTTGAAGGTAAAGCTCCTCATGGTGTTTTAATCTTCATTGAATGTGCTACTGATAACAATACAAGAACAGTTGCTAACGTAAAATCTATTTTAAACAAAAACAACGGTGAGATGTTAACAAACGGTTCATTGGAGTTTATGTTCTCACGTAAAGCAATTTTTGAATTTGTATTGAAAGAAGATATGGATTTAGAAGAGTTAGAACTAGAACTTATTGATGCAGGTTTAGAAGAGATTGAAGCAGAAGAGGGTGTTGTACTCGCAACAGCTGACTATACAAGTTTTGGTACAATGAACGAAGCATTAGAAGGTATGGGTGTAGAGATGACAAAAGCAACTCTGGAGAGAATGGCAAATACACCGGTTGAACTTACAGAAGAGCAACAAGCTGATATCGATAAAATCTTAGAAAGATTAGAAGATGATGAAGATGTTCAAAAGGTTTATACAAATATAGCGTAATGCAGTATATTCAAGAACATTTTACTTCTACATTAGAGGTGAAGCAATCTAAGTTTATTGCTCACCTTGTCCCTTACAAACTTTATGAAACTACATTAGAACAACTCAAAATTGAACATCCTAAAGCCAGACATTTTGTTACTGCATACCGATATTTGAATGAATATGATCAAATAGTTGAACATTCAAGTGACGACGGTGAACCAAAGGGAACTTCAGGAAAACCTTCATTAATGGTTCTTCAAGGACAGGAGTTAATCAATATAGCAGTCATTATCGTAAGATATTTTGGCGGAACAAAATTAGGTACTGGTGGTTTAGTACGTGCTTACAGTGATGCCGTAAATCAAGTATTAGATGATGCAAAGCTTTTTGAATATGAAAAAGAATTTATAAAAAAAGTTTCTGTTGATTATGCAGATGTAAGATTATTAGAATATGAATGTGAAACACTTGGAGTGAAAATAGTTGATAAAGAATTTACTACACATGTAGTGTATACTTTAAAATCTACAAAAGAGAGTTTAGAAACTCTCTTTAATAAACTAGAACGTGTAATAAAAGAGTTGTAAGAACTAATGCATTCCTTGAACTGCATTTCCCATATCCCACATTGGTAGGAAAATACCAAGAGCAAGTAAAATAACCATACCTGCAATCATAAATAACATGATAGGTTCAATTGCTTCACTAAGACCGTCGATGATAGCATCAAAACGCATTTTGTAGTAATCCGCTACTTTTTTGACCATAGTATCTAAAGTACCACTATCTTCACCGGCACGAACCATCTGTATAATCATATTTTCAAAAAGGCCAGTTTCTTCAAGACCTTTATTAAGTGCTCCACCTTTTTCAACAGTAGCTCTTACAGAAAGCAATTTTTGTTTCAGTGGCAGGTTGTCAATCATACTAATTGATGTATCCAATGCTTCTGCAATTGGAATTCCGGCACGAACAAGCTCAGAAAAAACAAGAGTGAATCTACTAAGTGTTGAAAACATAATAAGGTTTTTAATCAGATATGTTCTTAGTAGAAATTTATGCCATTTGAATCGTATGTGTTCATAATTATTAATCATATATTTAAAAATAATTAGTGCAATAAATAGACCAAGTAATACATAAGGGCCATAATTATTAAAAATATGTTCAAGAGTTAATAATATCTTTGTCGGTAATGGAAGATCTGCATGAAGTTTTTCAAACATCTCTTTAAATTTAGGAACAACATAGGTAATTAAAATTGTAAAGGCGATGGCCATTGCAATCATAACGTTTCTTGGATAGGCCATAGCTTTTTTAAATTTTACTACGTTTGAGCGAATTTCCTCAAGCATATCTGCTAAGGCATAAAGAGCTTCATCCAAGTTACCTGTTTTCTCACCTAGTTGTACCATTGCTATTGTAAGATTACCAACTTCAAAACGGAAGTTTTGCATAGAATTTGATAATGATTGTCCTGAGTTGATATCATCTGCAACTTTTGAAAAAACAGTTTCAAGTGCTTGGTCTAATGTTGCATTGGCAATTTCAGTTAACGAATCATGAATAGAAATACCTGCATTGGTCATAACTGCTAACTGACGTATAGCTGCTATTAAAGAATCTGGTTTTATTTTCTTTTTTCTGTAGTTTTTAAGAAAATCAGCTTTTAACCTTTTGATTTTATCTTCAAAAGGTTCTTCAGCTTCTGCAATTTTAATAATAATACCGGTAAATTTCAGTTTAGCATAATTCATCGCTTCTTTTTTATCTTCAGCATATAAACCTACTAATTCTTTTTTACCGTGTTTTAAGACTGTTGCTTCAAAATATTTCATTCTTTTGCCACCTTTAAAACTTCTTCAATACTAGTGATTCCATCAATAGCTTTTTGAATACCGTTTTGGAATATATTTACAAAGCCTTCTTTTTGTGCTTGTTCAAGTATAGCATCTTTTGATGCACCTTTTGCAATAAGTGTAGAAATTTCTTCAGAAACAGGTAATACTTCACAGATCATTTCTCTACCCATATAACCTGTTCCACCACACTCTTTACATCCTTTTCCTTTAAAAAAGCGTATTCCTTCTGGAACTGCACCATTAATCTCTTCCAAAACTGATGCCGATAATTCATCTTCTATTTTACAATGAATACATATCTTTCTAACTAATCTTTGTGCCTGGATAGCAACTAAAGCACCACTAATAAGATAGTGTTCAATTCCCATATCTGCCATACGAGGAATAGCACTGATAGCATCATTAGTATGGAGAGTTGAAATAACTAAGTGACCCGTTAATGCAGCTTTTACTGCAATTTCAAGTGTCTCTTGATCACGAATCTCACCAATCATGATTTTATCGGGGTCTTGACGAAGAATAGAACGGAGAGCATCTGCAAAGCTAAGGCCAACTTTTGGGTTGACTTGAACTTGCTGAATTAAGTTCATTCTATACTCAACAGGGTCTTCAACTGTAATAACTTTATCTTCTACATTTCTTAGTTCATTTAATGCACCGTAAAGTGTAGTAGTTTTACCAGAACCTGTAGGACCAGTTACTAAGATAATTCCATAAGGGGCTTTAAGTGCTTTAATCAGTTTACTATAACTGACTTGGTCCATGCCGGCTTCTTCAAGTTTTACAAGTGCTTTTTGTTTGTCTAAAACCCTCATTACAATTGATTCACCGTATAGAATCGGTAATGTAGAGATACGGAAATCATATTCTCTAGCTCCAACACTTGTAGAAAAACGGCCATCTTGAGGTTTACGTTTTTCTGCAATATCTAGGTTAGATAACAGTTTTAGGCGAGATGCTAATGGTGGATAAATATCTTTTTCAAAGATAAACATCTCAGAAAGTCTTCCATCGACACGACCACGAACAACACAGTTTTTTTCTGTAGGTTCAACATGAATATCACTTGCACGTCCATTAATACATGTTTTCAAGATAACATCAATAAGTTGTAAAATAGAAGATGCCTCTTGTTGTTCTTCCAAAGATGTAATAGAATTTAATTCATCACGAATCTTTTTTACAAGACCTTTAACACTGTCTTTAAGACCAATTTTATATAAATAAGAAGAAATTTGTTTTTTTGTAGCAAGAGCAATTTTTACTACTTTTCTTGGAAAAAGCCTTTGTAATGCTTCTTGAGCTTCAATGTTTAGAGGGTCATTTATAGCAATAGTTACACTCATATCATCATGAGAGATAGGTATTGCATTGTGCTTTTGTAATTGATTAAGTGGGACTTGTTCTGTAAGGTTATAGTCCATGTCTATTGAATCAAGGTCAACGAACATGAGGTCTAGTTCATGAGCTAGTTTTTCTATAACTATACTTTCTTGAATATAGTCATAATTATCTATAATAGAAAGATCATACACACCATCACGTACTTGCTGGACAATAAATCTTACAAGCCTATCCATAGTCATAAAACCGGAGAGTGTAATGTCTCTAAGAACAAGGTTCTCACTGACACCTTTTGCAAGGAGTCTGTCAACCTGTCCCTTCATAATAGAGCCGTTGGCTAATAAGTCTGTTGTTATTCTATCCATCTAAATTACCAATTACCAATATATATGTCGTTTAATTAACATAGTATCATAATATTCTTCAATTACCATTTTTGAAATTTTATAATCTTTCTCTAGATAGAGTTTATATGAGACTTTATTATTACTTGGATCATCAAAAATATAAAGTGTTCTTTTTTCATGTTTACCTAGCTTTGCATAAAATTCAAATACTTTAGATAACACATAATCGGTAGTTGGAAGATTAAACTTAGATAGGTCATTATCATCCAAAAGAGCATGGTATAAAAGCTTTTTTTGCATGAATATTACAGAAAAATATGCAGAATTCGCGCGAGCTTCAGGAGAAAGTTTCAGCATAGCTATGGGCAAAGCTAATCTATCTATATAATCTGCTTTTAAACATGAAAAAGCATATAAGGAGAGATACTCCTCATCTTTAGTATGTCTGGAAAACTTCTCAAAACCTAAATTACAGGCATCTTCATACTTTTTATTTTGATATAAATTTAAAATATCTTGTTTTACATTACTATATAAATTTATTGCTAGAAAAAAAATAATAAAAATTTTCATTGAAACTTCCCTGTTGTAATATCATCTAAAAGTAGTTCAGCATTATTTGAATGAGAAAACTTTATATATTCACGTAATGCTTTTTTTGCTAACTCAGGTTTGCCCAGTTTTACAAGTGATCTTGAGAAAATCAACCAACTGTCTTCATTTTCTTTATCTAGCTGATTTGTAACAAGTGCATAATTATACGATTTTGAGTAATCTTCAAGAGCATAATATTGTTTCGCTAAAAAAAGACTAAGCGCAGGACTATTGTTCTTTTTGAACCTTGTTTCAGCATCTCTAATATCCTGTAAGCTTGTTTTTTTGGCAATAACAATTTTTTTACTTGGTGCAGCTTTTTCCTCAATTTCTACATCTTCGGTAGTAACAGTTTGTTTAGCCGTAGGTTTCTGTTTTACCTTTGGTGGGTTGGCAGCTGTTGCATAAGATGTATTAAAAGTCTCTTCTTCTGGAGTATTACTATAGTATCCATCAGAAGACTCTTGAATTTTTTTCATAAAGTCTAAAGATGGTTTTAATACAACTTTATTATCTTGCTGAGGTGCTTCAAAAGACACTGATTGCGTATCTATAACATTTGAAATCATAGGCGTTGATTGTTGTTTTTCTTCTTGCTTTGTAGAAGTTACTACTGCTATTTTTGAAGTATTTTCTTCTACAGACTTTGGTTGTAGAATTCTTTGAGAAGAATTATCTTTATTAGCTGAAGAGATGTAAAAAGATACAGATGTAATTATTACAATTAAACTAAGTGTAATAATGGCATGTGGCAAAAAAGATTTGACTTTATATTTAAGCCATCTTCTTTCTAAGTCCCTTGTATTAAGCATTAATGAGTCCTGTATGTATCGCAGCCATTTCAATTAGTTTATTTGAAATTTGATCTGTTTTAATTTCGTAAAGTTGATTGTTTTTTTCATAAGTAGCTAAAATATCAAATAGAGAATAAAGCAGCTTATTAGTGTCTCTATAATTTCCATTCGTTAAAGAATGGATTCTTTTAACAGACTTTTGTGTAAATAAATTAGCACTATCAAAACAATTGGCTTTCATGAGTTTTTTTTGAATATATATTTTTAGTTCTAAACTTGATGCATTTTCTAGTTCAATTGTCTCCCAAATTCTTGTTTGAAAATGCTCTTTAGCAATAAGATCTTCTTTTTCTGTTTTATGTAAAGTTATAACAAATTTAATTGTTCTACTATCAGAAAGGAGTCTGATTTTTTCCATAAGTGTTTCAGAATAAAGCTGTGCTTCATCTAGTAAAACTACAGGAACATGTTCAAGCTCTTTGGAACCGACAATTTTCATAAACTGTGTAAAATTCAATTCACCGTTATATTTTGTATCAAAGATATCTTGAGCCAAAGTTTTGTAAAATTCACTTTCATCAATAATAGGGGTTTGATATAAATAGATGTGGTGTGTTTCTAATAGATCTCTATAAATTTTTGTCAAAAACATACTCTTACCTGTACCCGGCTTTCCAAAAAGAAGAATCATTTTAAGAGGTTTTTTTATAGAGTCTTTCAACGATTGATAAATCGTTGAAACTCTGTCAAGTTGAATATAATCATTTGCATTGACAGTATCTAAAAATACACTTTTAGATTTTATATAGATACTACTCATATATATTACTACCTAGTTTTATTTATCATCATTTGATGAAGTTTCTTTAACTTTAGTAGTAGCTTTATCAATTTGATTTCTTGGAGCTGTTAATAGATCATTACTTAGACCTTCATACCCTAGATCTGATAAAGATAGATTAGCTTTATCTTTATGAATAATATGCGGTTCAATAATGATAACTAACTCTTGTACCTCTTTAACATCTTCTTCATATTTAAAAAGATAGTTAAGTACTGGGATGTCTCCTAAAAGAGGTACTTTGTTGGAATCAACAGAATTTTTAGTATTAATTAGTCCCCCAAGAATAATTCTATTGCCATCTTTTACTGTTACAACAGAAGAGAGTTGACGACGTGTTAAGTCAGGTGGCATATCTCTACCTGTATTACTAGTACCTGTTATATCTTGTGTTGTTTCTGAAAGTGAAGGATTGATTTTTAATGTAATAGTATTGTCATTTGCAATTTCTGGTGTAATTGTTAAAAGTACACCTGCAAATACAGACTGGACAGTATCACTTTGGGTAGTTGCAGCAACGCCACCACCTGTTCCTTGTTGATTAGTTGCAGATTTGATTTTATAAAAAAATTCAGTACCTGCTGTAATAAGTGCAGGCTGATTATTTAGTGTTAAGACCTTAGGGTTTGAAATAGATGTAACATCACCTTGCGTTTTCAGAAATTTAATTACCTCTTTAAGCGTACCACCAGCTTTTACACTCATTAAATGCGCAGCACCGTTAGCCCCTCCAGCGGCGATAGCAGTTTCTGTAACATCAATATTTGTTCCGTCTGTACTATCCCATTTAGTAACATTATTATTATCTAAGTAATGTACACCAAGCTCCACATTTTGAAGTGCGTAAAGTTGCTTCCAATCAATACCGGTAGTTTTACCTTCTTTCATTGTTACAGCTAAGAGTTGAACATCTATAAGAACTTGCAGTTGTACTTTTTCCTGAAGTCTTTTTAGATAATTTTCAAAACGCTTCATCTGTTTATTTGTTGCAGTTACAGTAATTAAACCAGCATTTTTATTAATTATTGGGTGAGATGCTTCATATTTATCACTAGGGCTGTTGAGAACTTTTACAAATTCTTCATCTAATTGATCCCAAAATTTTACTTCATCAGTACTTTCTATTTTAATACCCGTATCAGAAGTTGCAGATGTTGTTGATGAACCAGCTATAGGTTGACCGTCTGGCCCGATCGCTGTTGTCGTTGTTCCACTACTACTTGAACCACTTGTATTTTGAGTACCAGAAGAAGAACTTAAAGTAATATCAGTACTTCCCGTACTTTTTCTTTGTGATAAGATATAGTCTATGTTATAGACCTTAGTTGTTAAATAAGAGATTTTTAATAAATTATTCTCAAGTGTATAAGAGAGGTTGTTTTCATTGAGAATAATATTAAGAACTTCATCAATAGTCAAATTCTTTAGATTTGTCTTATTGAGTTTTGTCTCTAAAAACTTTTCTGCATAAGGATCTGTTACAACGATACTAAATCCACATTCATCACTTAATTGATCAATAAAATCAATAATTTTCGTATTTTTAGCAGAACTAATACTAAAAAGTTCATAAGAACAATCAGCAAAACTACTTGTTGATACTACTGCAGTTAATAAAGCTGCGCAAATTGATGTTTTTATATGTTTCTTCATATCCAATCCCTAATTGTTATTAAATTTTAAACTTTTATGTTTAGTTTTTGTAGATAGTACAATAGTAGTTTGACCTCTTTTTAAAACAACCATCTTGTTATCTACTTTTTCTAGCTTATAGCTATATACATTTTGTCCCTCTTTATACCATTTACCATCAATAAGTGCTGACTTATTAATAATTGCCTCGAGTGAAAGCTTACCTTTTTTCTTTTCTGTGTCTTTTGCACTTTTAGTTGTTGAAGACACTTTAATTTTAGAAGGTGCTCTATATGAGCGAGGCATAGCACCTTTTTTCTTGTCATCTTCTTTTATTATAAAGATAAAAGGATCTTTGGCAGATACAAGATAAGAGTTTTTTGCTCCAACACGAGCTGGTTTAATTGCAGCAACTTGTTCATCAACCCATGAAAGCTCACTCGCTTTACTATTAGAAGTAGTAGAAACAGTAGCAGCGATCAATCCAGTTGATACAAACAATGATGTTATGATTGCATATTGTAAAGTTTTCATTAGTATGTAATCCCCCAAACTGATATATTTAAATCTGAAGAGATTTTTTTATCTTTCGCCTCGACATTGAAGTCATGAAGATCTACAACTAGTTCACTTTGCTCTAATGCATTGATAAACTGCAGGGTATTAGTAAATCTTCCCGTCGATTCTACAGATATATCTAATACGTGACCAAAAGATTGATCTTTTTTTGCATGCTTGTTTATAAAAGTTTGAACTTTCATATTATATCTTTGAGCATGTGTCGCAATTGAATCTATATATTCACCCCAGCTTCTTTCATCATAGATTAGAGCTGAAATAGTTTCAATTTTACTTTTAATATATGCATTGTTCTCTTTTGTAAGAGCGATTTTTTGATTAATAGTCTTAATCTCATTATTTAAATTTGTAATTACAGATTCAGGATTATTCTGTAAATAAACTTTATCAACATTGATTTTATTTTGTAAAGCTACAACATTCGCTCTAGTTTTTTCAAAGCCAGCAAAAGAACTGTCCCAAAATAAAAGGTAAGAGAAAGCAAAGATACCAACAACAATCATTACATAGATTAGTTGAGTGTCTTTTTTAGACTTATCTTTAAACGCCGTATCTATTTTATGTAAATAATCTTCTATATTTATCTTCATGGCAGTTTCACCTTAAGTTCACTAAGATACATTTTAGAAGAATCATCTAACATAATTTTTTCAAGTTCAAAAGTATATTTTCCTTCATAAACTTTTGTCAGGTGTTCAACTAATTCTGTAGTTTGTCTATCTCTTTTTGATGCTAAATAAATAGTGAGAACTTTTTTATCTTTAGTTTCTTCACTATAAGAAGTTCTTGTTGCTTTCACATCATATTTAGACATCTCTTTTGCAAAAAGAGCAAGTAACTTAGCTTTCATCGGATAATCGACTTTTACTTGATGAATTTTAATCAGAGTGTTTTTCTTATCATTATACTCTGTTTCTTCTTTTGTTAAAAGTTGCATCGATTTGTCTTTATCAGCTAGTCTATTCTTAATTGTAGCTTCTCTTGTAACTCTTGTATTATGAAGTTCTTTATATTTCTGTTGTAAAAGATCTTCCTGTAAAGCTTGTGCATATGTTAAAACCCAATAAGTTATAGGATAAGCAAATGCTAAAGCAAGAGAAGCTGCAATTACTGTGATGAGACGTCCACTATCTCTTTCAATAAAGCGAGGAGGGCGTCTATAGTCTGTAAAGTTACATCTATATTTGTTTTCATTAGAAAGGTTTGAGTATAAATGCATCAATGCATGAAGCTGATCAACATATTCATTATTCTCAAATCCATAGTCAAAGTTAAACTGACTAGATGGTATATTTAACTCTGCTTCAATCATTTCATGAAGTTCTGTAACAGTTTGTGTTTGCGAACCAATATAGATATGATCGATTTTGTCAATTTCAAAAGCTCTTTTTGTATACGTTAATATGTCATTAATATTTGCAAAAAGTTCTTTATAAAGTTTGATAATGTAGCTTTTATACTCACTATCAGTTTCTTTGAGGTTTGTTTGCGTAAAGAAGTTTAAGAATTCATGATAATCAATTCTTTCTCCGTAAAGTTCACAAAACCTTTCATGCATATCTATAAAAGAGTATTTAATAGATTTTGTATAGAGAAAATCTTTCTCTGAATAGAGTGTTAAGAATGCGTCGTTTTCTTGAAAATAAATATAACAATGTACACCTGAACCGTCAATTATCTCTTTTGTATATAAAGATTTAATTAATAATGGAACAGGGATGATAACATCTATATATTTGATTTTATCTACAACCGGCGAGAAAGTGTTTGTAACATCTAGCGGATCAACTATAAATACATGGAAGTGTCTGTTTTCTTCGTCAAGATTATTAAAAGATTCTATATATTGTATTTTGTATTCAACAGCTTGGTCAAGAGCAAGCTCATCATACGCTTTATTACTTAGAGCATCGAATACATCTTCTTCTGGAATATTTTTACTTATTTCAATTTGAGCAGTAATAAACTCTTTTGTATTTAAGTAAGAAATAACCAGTTGTTCTTTTGAGAACTCTGGAGATTTTTCTTCGCTAATAAAGCTTGAAATACCTTTAAAATAGTTTTCTTTATATGGATTAACCGATAATACACTTGAGAAAGAGCGTTGTTCTGATTTACTCATAAACTATAATCCTATTTAAACTGTACCAATATCATAGCACAGAATTCATCTTTTTTGTAAAATTCTATCCTATAAACTCTATTGTCTTGATCGATAGAATAAAATTTATTCATATCATCTTTTCTAATAGTTATGTTACTTTCATCCTCTGTGTTTTTGGATGAAAAGCCTATAACGTTTACACGATAACCTTTTATACTTAAAACTTTAAAATCGTCAGATACAAAAAATTTTGAAGCTTTCTTGATGGAAAATAGTTTTCCATCTATCTCGACTGCAAAATTTTCCGGGCTTTTCGGACAAATTTCAAAGTACTGAGGTTTAAGTTTAGTAACTAGGTTGTTACCGATATAAACCTCGTAAACCCCTTTAGACTCTTTGATTTTCCCTAAAGAATGGGAAAAACTAAAGTCGTTACTTTTTGATTTTATCGGAATAAACCTTAAAATTTTTTTTATATTGTTTAAATCTAGGAAAAAATTGCCATTTATGCTTAAAGTACCATAATTTCGCAGAACTTTTGTTATCTCTTTTTCATTGAGTTCAAAGTCTCTACTATATTTAATACCCATTATTTTCATATACTCTTCAATAGCTAAGAGTTGATAAAAAACTTTTTGTGCCAGTGAAGAGAGATTTTTACTTGTTTCAATTGCAAAAGCAGGTTTGTTATGGGTAACCGCAAAATATGTTAGTGAGAGCTGCATAGCTTCATCTTCATATTTTGTTTTTGTGTTTTTCACATCAAACTTGTGGTGTTTAGCCAAAAGTCTTTGGTTGATATTTTTTTTGACATTAACGGCAATGTCGTTCAAGTTTCCAAAAGTTTGGTTTTGCTTGAGTTGGCATTGGTCAATAACACATGTCTGTCCCCATGCATTTGGGTTAAAAATACTTCCTTTATTCTCTTTTCTGTAAAATCCATGTCCATCATGTAAGTTTACAACTAACGAAACATTGGGTGATAATATAATTTGTTTGATCTCATCCACAATCTTTTTATCTTGATCATTTGGTTTAATAAAAGAGAATTTCCTGTTCATATCCCCGTGAATTCCGCGTTCGTTTCTGAGGATGCTTTCTTGATTTAAATTAGGGATAATCCATAAGTTCTTAGAAGTTATTTGATAGTGTGTTGCCAGTAACGAAGCTGCGAAATACCCTCCCGGCTCATTTCCGTGAATTCCACCGATTACTAAAAGTGTTGTATTTGAATCCGGATTTTCTTTTTTTATAAGTTGGATATTTGAAGCGAATAATAGTGAGTAGCCAAAGAGACAGATTAAAAATAGTTGTTTCATCTATCTCTCTGTAATAATAGAGATCCCGTTATTTTGGAATTTCACAATTAAAGTTTTGTCCCCAATAAAAGAAAAAGAATCTGATTTATAGTTTTCTTTAAAAGTGATCTTATAAATATTTTGAGTATCAGGATATGGTAATACATTAATATTTGTAAAGATAATTGTTTTATCTTCTTTTTTATTAAAAATACGTGTTTTATAAGTTGTGAATTGTTCTATATCCATACCGTCAAAACGTTTAAAACTCTGATCGTAAAAACTGAGATACTTTTCTAGATCGTTATAGATCCATGCATATCTCCACTTATATAAATCAGATAAAATGTGTGCAAGAGCCTCTTTTGGAACATCAGTTTTTACATCTGCTTCATCAATGAGAAGAACTGTTTTAGAGATGTCTATGTGTTTGTCTAAACATTCAATACTTGGATTATTGATCGCAATACAACCTTTTGTAAATTCATCTCTTTCTTGATTAAGAGGTAAACCGTGAATCCATATTCCTTGACCTGTTTTATGGCGATATTGATCATAAACGTTAGGATAAGATGTTACAAAAGCTAAAGGACCGTAGAAAGGATCTACTTTAGCTATCTTTTGTGTAAGTTCATAAA is a window from the Sulfurimonas sp. C5 genome containing:
- a CDS encoding M99 family carboxypeptidase catalytic domain-containing protein — protein: MKQLFLICLFGYSLLFASNIQLIKKENPDSNTTLLVIGGIHGNEPGGYFAASLLATHYQITSKNLWIIPNLNQESILRNERGIHGDMNRKFSFIKPNDQDKKIVDEIKQIILSPNVSLVVNLHDGHGFYRKENKGSIFNPNAWGQTCVIDQCQLKQNQTFGNLNDIAVNVKKNINQRLLAKHHKFDVKNTKTKYEDEAMQLSLTYFAVTHNKPAFAIETSKNLSSLAQKVFYQLLAIEEYMKIMGIKYSRDFELNEKEITKVLRNYGTLSINGNFFLDLNNIKKILRFIPIKSKSNDFSFSHSLGKIKESKGVYEVYIGNNLVTKLKPQYFEICPKSPENFAVEIDGKLFSIKKASKFFVSDDFKVLSIKGYRVNVIGFSSKNTEDESNITIRKDDMNKFYSIDQDNRVYRIEFYKKDEFCAMILVQFK
- a CDS encoding L,D-transpeptidase family protein codes for the protein MILKLFFLFTLTINISASSIDILTSYRVNGIDSLQKQLDKELTTKEYWTDFLKNKDTKFGYLESYCNVLACNKEKSKLCIYIKDKNTSKYQLMKEYSAFTGKEKGDKVREGDLKTPIGIYELTQKIAKVDPFYGPLAFVTSYPNVYDQYRHKTGQGIWIHGLPLNQERDEFTKGCIAINNPSIECLDKHIDISKTVLLIDEADVKTDVPKEALAHILSDLYKWRYAWIYNDLEKYLSFYDQSFKRFDGMDIEQFTTYKTRIFNKKEDKTIIFTNINVLPYPDTQNIYKITFKENYKSDSFSFIGDKTLIVKFQNNGISIITER
- the pilO gene encoding type 4a pilus biogenesis protein PilO translates to MKINIEDYLHKIDTAFKDKSKKDTQLIYVMIVVGIFAFSYLLFWDSSFAGFEKTRANVVALQNKINVDKVYLQNNPESVITNLNNEIKTINQKIALTKENNAYIKSKIETISALIYDERSWGEYIDSIATHAQRYNMKVQTFINKHAKKDQSFGHVLDISVESTGRFTNTLQFINALEQSELVVDLHDFNVEAKDKKISSDLNISVWGITY